In Cervus elaphus chromosome 5, mCerEla1.1, whole genome shotgun sequence, the following proteins share a genomic window:
- the C5H22orf39 gene encoding UPF0545 protein C22orf39 homolog isoform X1 — protein MTEGEGWRPPRPCEAYRAEWELCRSAGHFLRHYYVHGERPACGQWRRDLASCREWEERRSAEAQVRPGDPTGPAEPWKAGNQRRWAQGAGLQQGLRVQPSACALIYSSYISVREMDFTMEKWTKGREKGFTLKGHQMA, from the exons ATGACGGAAGGTGAAGGCTGGCGG CCGCCGCGCCCGTGCGAGGCCTACCGCGCCGAGTGGGAGCTCTGCCGCAGCGCCGGGCACTTCCTGCGCCACTACTACGTCCACGGCGAGCGGCCGGCGTGCGGGCAGTGGCGGCGCGACCTGGCCAGCTGCCGCGAGTGGGAGGAGCGCCGCAGCGCCGAAGCCCAGGTGAGGCCAGGTGACCCGACCGGGCCCGCCGAGCCCTGGAAGGCCGGGAACCAGAGGCGCTGGGCGCAGGGGGCGGGCCTTCAACAGGGACTTCGGGTCCAGCCCTCCGCGTGTGCTTTGATTT ATAGCTCTTATATATCAGTAAGAGAAATGGATTTCACAATGGAGAAGTGGacaaaagggagagagaagggattCACCCTGAAAGGACATCAAATGGCCTGA